From a region of the Streptococcus ruminantium genome:
- the glf gene encoding UDP-galactopyranose mutase translates to MSYDYLIVGAGLFGAVFAHEAAKKGKKIKIIEKRDHIAGNIYSKEVEGIQVHEYGAHIFHTSEKEIWDYVNQFAEFNRYTNSPVANYKGEIYNLPFNMNTFNKLWGVVTPAEAEAKIAEQRRVLGGKTPENLEEQAISLVGTDIYEKLIKSYTEKQWGTSCTELPAFIIRRLPVRLTYDNNYFNDTYQGIPIGGYTQIVKKMLDHENIDIETGVDFFANKEEYLANYPKVVFTGMIDEFFDYELGELEYRSLRFETEVLDMDNYQGNAVVNYTDSETPFTRIIEHKHFDFGNQAKTIITREYSQTWQRGDEPYYPVNNDRNNHLYTAYKKLAEKQKNVIFGGRLGHYRYYDMHQVIGAALQCVRNEVN, encoded by the coding sequence ATGTCATACGATTATCTAATTGTTGGTGCTGGTTTGTTTGGTGCGGTATTTGCACATGAGGCAGCAAAAAAAGGGAAAAAAATAAAGATCATTGAGAAACGAGATCATATTGCTGGGAATATTTATAGCAAGGAAGTTGAAGGTATTCAGGTTCATGAATATGGTGCCCATATTTTCCATACATCTGAGAAGGAAATCTGGGATTATGTGAACCAGTTTGCAGAATTCAACCGCTATACGAACTCACCAGTTGCCAACTATAAGGGGGAAATATATAATTTACCCTTCAATATGAATACCTTTAATAAACTTTGGGGTGTGGTAACACCGGCGGAGGCGGAGGCGAAAATTGCTGAGCAGCGTAGGGTTCTCGGTGGAAAAACACCTGAAAATTTGGAAGAACAAGCTATTTCACTCGTTGGTACGGACATTTATGAAAAATTGATTAAGTCTTATACAGAGAAGCAATGGGGAACATCCTGTACAGAGCTTCCTGCCTTTATCATCCGTCGCTTGCCCGTTCGCTTGACTTATGATAATAACTACTTCAATGATACTTATCAAGGTATCCCAATTGGTGGCTATACACAGATTGTCAAAAAAATGCTTGACCATGAAAATATTGACATAGAAACAGGCGTTGATTTCTTCGCTAACAAGGAAGAGTATCTTGCTAACTATCCAAAGGTTGTCTTCACGGGGATGATTGATGAATTTTTTGATTATGAGCTTGGAGAATTGGAATACCGTAGTCTTCGTTTTGAAACAGAAGTGCTAGATATGGACAATTACCAAGGAAATGCAGTTGTGAATTATACAGATAGTGAAACACCATTTACTCGTATCATTGAGCACAAGCATTTTGACTTTGGTAATCAGGCGAAGACAATTATAACACGTGAGTACTCTCAAACATGGCAGCGTGGAGATGAGCCGTATTATCCAGTAAATAATGACCGTAATAATCACTTATACACAGCCTATAAGAAATTGGCTGAGAAGCAAAAAAATGTTATATTTGGTGGTCGTCTAGGACACTACCGTTATTATGATATGCATCAGGTTATTGGTGCTGCCTTGCAGTGTGTGAGAAATGAAGTCAATTAA
- a CDS encoding NTP transferase domain-containing protein, which translates to MRAIILAAGMGTRLRPLTLTTPKSLIKIGDETLIERQIRFLKEVNIDEIIVVTGYLSEKFHFLEDKYGVRLVYNDKYDVYNNLYTMYLVREYLRDAYVIDADNYLSKNFLHNTMQQSTYFSAYKTNFKNEWLLKCNFDNLVEEIVVASGEGSILSGVSYWTEEMGILLRDILEVKVEKGEFTDLYWDDLVKNNLSIIKVYKEEIPSNSIFEIDSLEDLECLKRFLSSNEIQ; encoded by the coding sequence ATGCGTGCTATTATTTTAGCAGCGGGAATGGGAACGCGGCTTCGACCATTAACGCTAACTACTCCAAAATCGTTGATTAAAATTGGAGATGAAACTCTTATTGAAAGGCAAATTAGGTTTTTAAAAGAAGTTAATATTGATGAAATTATTGTAGTGACAGGGTACCTTTCTGAGAAATTTCATTTTTTAGAAGATAAATATGGAGTAAGGTTAGTTTACAATGATAAGTATGATGTTTATAATAATCTTTATACGATGTATCTAGTTCGAGAGTACCTCCGTGATGCCTATGTAATTGATGCGGACAATTATCTTAGCAAGAACTTTTTGCATAATACAATGCAACAATCAACTTATTTTAGTGCCTACAAGACTAATTTTAAAAATGAATGGCTTTTAAAATGTAACTTTGACAATCTTGTTGAAGAGATAGTAGTGGCAAGTGGAGAAGGTTCAATTCTATCAGGTGTTTCTTATTGGACCGAGGAAATGGGCATACTATTGCGTGATATTTTGGAAGTAAAAGTTGAAAAGGGAGAGTTTACAGACTTATATTGGGATGATCTTGTGAAAAATAATTTATCTATAATAAAAGTTTATAAGGAAGAAATTCCAAGCAACTCTATTTTTGAAATTGACAGTTTAGAGGATTTAGAATGCTTGAAACGTTTTCTATCATCTAATGAAATCCAGTAA
- a CDS encoding DMT family transporter produces the protein MSKLKGTIQGLLSGMFWGLDTSLNGFVLTLVPFILLDSRLISGALLLAFFHDLISAVLLTISLGVKGKLGGIGSLLQKRSSQFVMLASLFAGPLGMRAYLSAVELLGSSLTATISATYPALAAILGAIFLKDRLNKRGWLGLGLTILAVIILGYTNSTPFNNLFWGVLVVSLCVFGWAAESVITAYGMKDDILPEQALFIRQWTSSIVYLFFMFFEGDIFYSLTQVLTSVSIVLIIILATIGTLSYLFYYSAIDSIGPVKATSLNVTYSLWTVIFSLFLSGGNLEMKLIACGFLIIVGSSLIIKN, from the coding sequence ATGTCTAAATTGAAAGGAACAATTCAAGGTTTACTTTCAGGTATGTTCTGGGGGCTAGATACTTCGTTGAATGGTTTTGTTTTAACACTAGTGCCATTTATTCTTTTAGATAGTCGCCTTATTTCTGGAGCACTGCTGTTGGCATTTTTCCATGATTTGATTTCTGCTGTATTACTGACAATTAGTTTAGGTGTGAAGGGAAAACTTGGGGGAATTGGCAGTTTACTCCAAAAAAGAAGTTCCCAATTCGTTATGCTAGCTTCTCTGTTTGCAGGTCCTTTGGGAATGCGTGCTTATCTTTCAGCAGTTGAATTACTTGGTTCAAGTTTAACTGCGACAATTTCTGCTACGTATCCGGCATTGGCTGCTATATTAGGAGCTATTTTCCTAAAAGATCGCTTAAACAAACGTGGCTGGTTAGGACTAGGATTGACTATACTAGCTGTCATTATTTTAGGGTATACAAATTCAACACCTTTTAATAATCTATTTTGGGGCGTACTCGTAGTTTCATTATGTGTATTTGGCTGGGCCGCTGAAAGTGTGATTACTGCTTACGGAATGAAGGATGACATACTTCCAGAACAAGCCCTGTTCATTAGGCAGTGGACTTCAAGTATCGTTTACTTATTCTTCATGTTTTTTGAAGGCGATATTTTTTATAGTTTGACTCAGGTACTTACTTCGGTAAGCATTGTACTTATTATCATTTTAGCAACTATTGGAACGTTATCGTATCTCTTTTATTATTCAGCTATTGATTCAATTGGACCAGTCAAAGCGACAAGTCTGAATGTAACATATTCTCTCTGGACGGTTATCTTTTCTTTATTTCTATCGGGAGGGAACTTGGAGATGAAGTTAATCGCTTGTGGATTTTTAATCATTGTAGGTTCATCACTTATTATAAAAAATTAA
- a CDS encoding NTP transferase domain-containing protein — translation MKSGKDRKCNAIILAAGFGLRMVPINTDRPKALLSVNGEILIERLIRQLREVGVEDIFIVVGYMKEKLTYLKDKYSVTLVENLNYGDTNNLYSLSLVAEKISDSFILPCDIWCRKNLFSSNETESYYMVYANDMKDKELPMTGVAYITHEDAERFKQSLSTVIESDVKKTAFWEEVLYDSQSLWIKSRSVATDSIIQINTLEDLRKLDSKSEHLQSEEIDLICQTLQVHPETICEITALKKGMTNRSFLFSCEGQKYIMRIPGEGTELLINRQQEASVYQVLDNTDICDDVVYINPTSGYKITRFVDHARNCDVNDVFDLKKCMSKLREFHESEYQVEHEFNLFEQINFYETLLEDTKSVYSDYNQVKKQVFDLSDYIDKYTQKKVLSHIDAVPDNFLIYTENDEEVIRLIDWEYAGMQDPHVDIAMFCIYALYDRAQIDQLIDIYFEDACPKEIRLKIYCYIAVCGLLWSNWCEYKRSLGVDFGEYAYRQYQYARDFSSILTNR, via the coding sequence ATGAAATCAGGAAAAGATAGAAAATGCAACGCCATCATTCTTGCCGCAGGATTTGGTTTAAGAATGGTGCCTATCAATACAGATAGACCGAAGGCTTTATTGTCAGTTAATGGTGAGATCCTAATAGAGCGTCTTATTCGTCAATTACGAGAAGTAGGGGTTGAGGATATTTTCATTGTTGTGGGCTATATGAAAGAGAAGCTGACCTATTTGAAAGATAAGTATTCTGTCACTCTCGTAGAAAACTTGAATTATGGCGATACGAATAATCTGTACTCGCTTTCTCTGGTTGCGGAAAAAATTTCAGATAGTTTTATCTTGCCTTGTGATATTTGGTGTAGAAAAAATCTGTTCTCAAGCAATGAAACAGAATCTTATTATATGGTTTATGCAAACGATATGAAGGATAAAGAACTCCCCATGACCGGAGTTGCTTATATCACCCACGAGGATGCTGAAAGATTTAAACAGTCACTATCTACCGTTATAGAAAGTGATGTGAAAAAAACAGCGTTTTGGGAAGAAGTACTTTATGATAGCCAATCTTTATGGATAAAGTCTAGATCGGTTGCTACAGATAGCATTATTCAAATCAATACTCTTGAAGATTTAAGAAAACTGGATAGTAAATCGGAACATTTGCAATCTGAAGAGATTGATTTGATTTGCCAAACTTTGCAGGTTCATCCAGAAACTATTTGTGAGATTACTGCTCTAAAAAAAGGAATGACTAACCGTTCTTTCTTGTTTTCTTGTGAGGGGCAAAAGTATATTATGCGTATTCCTGGTGAGGGAACGGAGTTATTGATCAACAGGCAACAGGAAGCTTCGGTCTACCAAGTTCTGGATAATACAGATATATGTGATGATGTTGTATATATAAATCCAACAAGTGGATACAAAATTACTAGATTTGTGGATCATGCAAGAAATTGTGACGTAAATGATGTTTTTGATTTAAAAAAATGTATGTCCAAATTGAGAGAATTTCATGAATCGGAATACCAAGTTGAACATGAATTTAATCTATTTGAACAGATAAATTTTTATGAAACATTGCTAGAAGATACTAAATCTGTCTACAGTGATTATAATCAGGTAAAAAAACAAGTTTTTGATCTTTCCGATTACATTGATAAATATACTCAAAAAAAAGTTTTATCCCATATTGATGCTGTCCCAGATAATTTTCTAATTTATACAGAAAATGATGAAGAAGTAATTCGTTTAATTGATTGGGAGTATGCTGGTATGCAGGATCCTCATGTTGATATTGCCATGTTTTGCATTTATGCTCTGTATGATAGAGCACAAATTGATCAACTAATTGATATTTACTTTGAGGATGCTTGTCCTAAAGAAATTCGCTTAAAAATATACTGCTACATTGCGGTATGTGGTCTATTGTGGAGCAACTGGTGTGAATATAAGCGAAGTTTAGGAGTGGATTTTGGTGAGTATGCTTATCGCCAATATCAATATGCGAGAGATTTTAGCAGTATTTTAACAAATAGATAA
- a CDS encoding LicD family protein, with the protein MREEFTLETVQNLEFGILKYLKEICEQYSIRYYLAYGTLIGAVRHKGFIPWDDDIDVMMPRSDYRRLLKILATNPHPYYKLISADTDRRFQVPLPKIVDTRTILIQDYDLIEPVPLGVYVDIFLMDGSGNDYDEAIRHYDRAFFNYRLWKKSRLKLFPSSMSRIRGLLRWIKNLPYIVKGSQYYMALLEKHNTKYDYDDSLYVATYETGTQEAKKCIWKQSDFGEGCYLKFNEELFQVPKEYDKILTLEYGEYMIFPPVEQQVSHHSYNLKWNDELL; encoded by the coding sequence GTGAGAGAAGAATTTACGCTAGAAACAGTTCAGAATTTAGAATTTGGTATTTTAAAATATCTTAAAGAAATTTGCGAACAGTATTCAATTAGGTACTATTTAGCCTACGGTACCTTGATTGGTGCAGTTAGACACAAAGGTTTTATCCCTTGGGACGATGATATTGATGTTATGATGCCAAGGAGTGACTATAGGCGTCTTCTGAAAATCTTGGCAACAAATCCCCATCCCTATTACAAGTTAATCTCAGCTGATACTGATAGACGTTTTCAAGTACCTCTTCCTAAAATAGTGGATACTAGGACTATCTTGATACAAGATTACGATTTAATTGAACCAGTTCCATTGGGGGTATATGTGGATATTTTCCTTATGGATGGCTCAGGAAACGACTATGATGAAGCTATTCGCCACTATGATCGTGCATTTTTCAATTATAGATTGTGGAAAAAGTCACGTCTCAAGTTGTTTCCATCTTCTATGTCTCGTATAAGGGGGCTGTTAAGATGGATTAAAAACCTACCTTATATTGTTAAAGGAAGCCAATATTATATGGCACTGTTGGAGAAGCATAATACAAAATATGACTATGATGATAGTCTATATGTGGCTACTTATGAAACGGGAACTCAGGAAGCTAAAAAATGTATCTGGAAACAATCCGATTTTGGAGAGGGATGTTACTTGAAGTTTAACGAAGAGTTATTTCAGGTTCCTAAGGAATATGATAAGATTTTGACACTAGAATATGGTGAGTATATGATTTTTCCACCTGTGGAACAGCAGGTTTCTCATCATTCCTATAACCTAAAATGGAATGATGAGTTGCTATGA
- a CDS encoding glycosyltransferase family 2 protein, which produces MTNTCVCMILNYNDAETVKKLVENIKDYPVFSHILIVDNCSTDDSYQELKVLEKGNIHVIRTDKNGGYGYGNNFGTRYIKEHFKAKYILLSNPDVVFSNELIARFIFSLKKEEKLALVSAIQLDIHGQPIQDLAWKVPTSFEYAILNSGKLSRFFPTNHQLDYTKAEQLVDCVPGALLMYDVDKFLSVGGYDEDMFLFGEETTLGFKLKGSGYSSLLVLDDFYRHEHSVSISKSIQQKSKQLELLYQSRLLFMKKYLKSSKLMLALARFFQNRTLKRLR; this is translated from the coding sequence ATGACAAATACCTGTGTGTGCATGATTTTAAATTATAATGATGCAGAAACTGTCAAAAAATTAGTAGAAAATATTAAAGATTACCCAGTATTTAGTCATATTTTGATTGTTGATAATTGTTCAACGGATGATTCGTATCAGGAACTGAAGGTGCTGGAAAAGGGAAACATCCATGTAATTAGAACAGATAAAAATGGTGGCTATGGGTATGGAAATAATTTTGGAACAAGGTATATAAAAGAGCACTTTAAAGCGAAGTATATCTTATTATCTAACCCAGATGTTGTTTTTTCGAATGAACTGATTGCTCGTTTTATTTTTTCTCTGAAGAAGGAGGAAAAACTTGCTTTGGTTTCAGCCATTCAGTTGGATATTCATGGTCAACCTATCCAAGATCTGGCCTGGAAAGTGCCAACGTCTTTTGAATATGCTATTTTGAATTCGGGTAAGCTATCGCGATTTTTTCCTACGAACCATCAATTAGATTATACTAAAGCTGAACAATTAGTTGATTGTGTTCCCGGAGCTTTACTGATGTACGATGTGGATAAATTTCTATCGGTTGGAGGCTATGATGAGGATATGTTCCTTTTTGGTGAGGAAACAACTCTCGGATTTAAGTTAAAAGGGAGTGGTTATAGCTCGCTGCTAGTCTTAGATGATTTTTATAGACATGAACATTCAGTCAGCATAAGCAAATCTATTCAACAAAAAAGTAAACAGTTAGAGCTTTTGTACCAAAGTCGTTTATTATTTATGAAAAAGTATCTTAAATCAAGTAAATTGATGTTAGCTTTGGCACGATTTTTCCAAAATAGAACCTTGAAAAGATTACGTTAA
- a CDS encoding flippase, translated as MEEKFEVKSVKFNFLMNVILKMSGVIFPLITFPYVSRVLFSEANGKIAFATSVIGYFSLVASMGIPSYGIRKCAEVRDDRERLSKVVKELLILNSIFTFLSYVVFAILLIIVPKFASETPLFLITSITIIFNMLGVEWFYQAIEQYQYITIRNITFKIVSILLMFILVHEPADYVLYAGINVLASVGSNILNVMRLSRYVELRGVKVQKYDLYIHLMPIITLFLYNATTVIFTSLDQVMLGFLTEDASVGFYSAAIKIKNILVSLITALGAVMLPKISYALKNESQTDFNRMITKSFNFIFISAVPVAMFFALMAKEIILVLAGETYVDAISILQFLMPSIIFIGLSSVTAWQLLIPLGKEKYTVIGAVIGAGVNILVNILAIPRLDAVGAALASSLAELAVLLVHAKALKDVLRKNFEGRELILSLVGTGISALATWGGKLLIVSNSNFFICLLCGFLFFGSYGLLLLIFKEKLITEAVHQIKGKLRQRGV; from the coding sequence ATGGAAGAGAAATTTGAAGTTAAATCTGTTAAGTTTAATTTTTTAATGAATGTCATTTTAAAAATGTCAGGAGTAATTTTTCCACTGATAACGTTCCCCTATGTATCTAGAGTTTTATTTAGTGAGGCGAATGGAAAGATAGCTTTTGCAACATCTGTTATTGGCTACTTTTCTTTAGTTGCCTCCATGGGAATTCCCTCCTATGGGATTCGAAAATGTGCAGAAGTCCGTGATGATAGGGAACGATTATCTAAGGTGGTAAAAGAATTACTGATTTTAAATTCTATCTTTACATTTTTATCATATGTAGTCTTTGCAATCTTGCTCATTATAGTTCCTAAATTTGCAAGTGAGACTCCCTTATTCCTAATTACCTCTATTACAATTATTTTTAATATGTTGGGGGTAGAATGGTTTTATCAAGCCATTGAGCAATATCAGTACATTACTATTCGTAATATTACTTTTAAGATTGTATCAATCCTTCTAATGTTTATACTGGTTCATGAGCCTGCTGATTATGTCTTATATGCGGGGATAAATGTTTTAGCTTCTGTCGGATCTAATATCTTAAATGTGATGAGATTATCCCGTTATGTAGAGCTGCGAGGTGTAAAGGTTCAGAAATATGACCTTTATATTCATCTTATGCCAATCATCACCCTATTTTTATATAATGCAACAACAGTAATTTTTACAAGTCTCGATCAAGTTATGCTAGGTTTTTTGACTGAAGATGCAAGTGTTGGTTTTTATTCAGCAGCAATTAAAATAAAGAATATTTTAGTTAGCTTAATAACAGCCTTAGGAGCTGTTATGTTGCCGAAGATTTCTTATGCTTTAAAAAATGAAAGTCAGACAGATTTCAATCGAATGATTACGAAGTCGTTCAATTTTATTTTTATTTCAGCGGTTCCTGTGGCTATGTTTTTCGCTTTGATGGCTAAAGAGATTATTCTTGTGTTAGCAGGAGAAACCTATGTGGATGCTATTTCGATCTTACAGTTCTTGATGCCTTCTATTATCTTTATTGGCTTGAGTAGTGTGACAGCTTGGCAATTACTGATACCGCTCGGAAAAGAAAAATATACCGTTATTGGAGCTGTTATCGGTGCAGGTGTGAATATTTTGGTTAATATCCTCGCTATTCCGCGACTAGATGCTGTTGGGGCTGCTTTGGCCTCTAGTTTAGCAGAATTAGCAGTGCTGTTGGTACATGCTAAGGCACTAAAAGATGTTCTACGAAAAAACTTTGAAGGTAGAGAGCTTATCTTATCTCTTGTAGGTACAGGTATATCAGCCCTAGCTACATGGGGAGGAAAGCTGTTAATAGTTAGCAATAGTAATTTCTTCATTTGCCTTTTGTGCGGTTTTCTTTTCTTTGGAAGCTATGGATTACTGTTGTTAATATTTAAGGAAAAACTGATTACCGAAGCTGTTCATCAGATCAAAGGTAAATTGAGACAAAGAGGAGTATAA
- a CDS encoding glycosyltransferase, translating to MDYYDIAIKMLGNELLKYKHVMQLMELVERFPLFLNSKHFDFPIDKFAKFAHKVVVPDLDRAYIQQAWWNLKELPVVLPNKPYRIPETISFPKETVEALEKIKLEKRKILLYSGIITPERNIEDFAEAIREKSDYCLYIIGLIKEKEEEFKKFLDENKHVVYLGYHSAPSHLEFIKYAHVGLTPYIPTKSHLHPAINALYCAPNKVYEYSAFGVPMIGTNVLGLLRPFEQFGIGRCAKEMTVPEILKCIDYIDAHYEEMSQNCLDFFAKDDLDQIVKEIIEE from the coding sequence ATGGACTACTACGATATAGCGATTAAAATGCTTGGGAATGAACTGCTAAAGTATAAGCATGTGATGCAGTTAATGGAATTAGTTGAGCGCTTTCCATTGTTTTTAAATTCAAAGCATTTTGACTTTCCTATTGATAAATTTGCCAAATTTGCCCATAAGGTGGTAGTACCTGATTTAGATAGAGCTTACATTCAACAAGCATGGTGGAATTTAAAAGAGCTACCAGTTGTCTTACCCAATAAACCGTATAGAATACCCGAGACTATTTCTTTTCCTAAGGAGACAGTTGAAGCTCTGGAGAAGATAAAATTGGAGAAAAGAAAGATTCTTCTCTATTCAGGGATTATCACACCAGAAAGAAATATTGAAGATTTTGCTGAAGCTATAAGAGAGAAGTCTGATTATTGCTTATATATAATAGGTTTGATTAAAGAGAAGGAAGAAGAATTTAAAAAATTTCTTGATGAAAATAAGCATGTTGTGTATCTAGGATACCATAGTGCACCTTCACATTTAGAGTTTATTAAATATGCCCATGTTGGGTTAACTCCATATATACCCACCAAATCTCACTTGCATCCTGCTATCAATGCTTTGTATTGCGCACCGAATAAAGTTTATGAATATAGTGCTTTTGGAGTGCCTATGATTGGTACCAATGTATTAGGCTTATTGCGTCCATTTGAACAGTTTGGTATTGGAAGGTGCGCAAAGGAAATGACTGTCCCAGAAATTTTGAAATGTATAGATTATATTGACGCTCATTATGAGGAAATGAGCCAGAATTGCTTGGATTTTTTTGCAAAGGATGATTTAGATCAAATTGTTAAAGAAATCATAGAGGAATAA
- a CDS encoding Stealth CR1 domain-containing protein, with protein MTEKIDFVVTWVDGSDPKWQKQKQHYMSEEDKGLNSVARYRDWEIFKYWFRAVEKHAPWVNKVVLITEGHVPEWLNINHEKLLLIKHSDYIPQEYLPTFNSNVIELNIHRIEELSEHFVLFNDDMFINKSVGPEDFFRNGLPTDVGVFSPQVPKSGGIASISLNNIEVINDYFNTHQILKEWNNKFFRLSYGKHLLKNFIVLPWNSVLGFYDHHLPVAYKKSTFKHLWNLEEQKLRQTSRNKFRTKSDINHWLMRYWQLASGQFTPRSVHFGNYYSIFDELNKIISELRNPKYHLICLNDGEEISDFEEVKQKIAKSFAIRYLKSLFEI; from the coding sequence ATGACGGAAAAGATCGATTTTGTTGTTACTTGGGTGGATGGATCAGATCCTAAGTGGCAAAAACAAAAGCAACATTATATGTCTGAAGAAGATAAAGGGCTAAATAGTGTAGCTCGTTATAGAGATTGGGAAATTTTTAAGTACTGGTTTCGAGCAGTTGAGAAACATGCTCCTTGGGTAAATAAGGTTGTATTGATTACCGAAGGTCATGTACCAGAATGGCTCAATATCAATCATGAGAAATTATTGTTGATTAAGCATTCGGATTATATTCCACAAGAGTATTTGCCGACCTTTAACTCAAATGTAATTGAGTTAAATATTCATCGTATTGAGGAGTTATCAGAACATTTTGTGCTCTTCAATGACGATATGTTTATTAATAAATCAGTTGGTCCAGAAGACTTTTTCAGAAATGGTTTGCCAACGGATGTGGGAGTTTTTAGTCCCCAAGTTCCTAAAAGTGGAGGGATTGCTTCTATTTCTTTAAACAATATTGAGGTAATCAATGATTATTTCAATACACATCAGATTTTAAAAGAATGGAACAATAAATTTTTTCGTCTTTCTTATGGTAAACATTTACTCAAAAACTTCATTGTTCTTCCATGGAACAGCGTCTTGGGATTCTACGACCATCATTTGCCAGTAGCATATAAAAAATCTACATTTAAACATCTGTGGAATCTGGAGGAGCAGAAGCTCAGACAAACAAGTCGAAATAAGTTTCGGACAAAAAGTGATATCAATCATTGGCTAATGAGATACTGGCAATTGGCAAGTGGACAGTTTACTCCACGTTCAGTACATTTTGGAAATTACTATAGCATATTTGATGAATTGAATAAAATTATCAGTGAATTGAGAAATCCTAAGTACCATTTAATTTGTTTGAATGATGGAGAAGAGATTTCTGATTTTGAAGAAGTAAAGCAGAAAATAGCTAAGTCATTTGCAATAAGGTATCTAAAAAGTCTCTTTGAAATCTAA
- the wecB gene encoding non-hydrolyzing UDP-N-acetylglucosamine 2-epimerase has protein sequence MKKVMLVFGTRPEAIKMCPLVNVLKQHTQFETIVCVTGQHREMLQQVLDVFKVTPDYDLDIMKEGQTLYSITTSILDRIKPVLEKESPDIVLVHGDTSTTFATSLAAFYSKIKVGHVEAGLRTYDLESPFPEEYNRQAVSIISDFNFAPTEQAKENLLQEGRSSDKIFVTGNTAIDALKTTVSKGYHHTLFDWVGDSRLIMLTAHRRENIGIPMENMFKAVKRVLEENADVKVIYPIHKNPVVREIANRIFGDETRIKLIEPLEVIDFHNFLKKSYLILTDSGGIQEEAPSLGKPVLVMRDTTERPEGVAAGTLKLVGTEEETIYHEFSVLLGDEMAYAKMSQASNPYGDGTASQQIVDVLVNYL, from the coding sequence ATGAAAAAAGTAATGCTAGTTTTTGGAACTAGACCAGAGGCGATAAAAATGTGCCCCTTAGTTAATGTTTTGAAACAACATACACAGTTTGAAACAATCGTCTGTGTAACAGGGCAGCACCGTGAGATGTTGCAACAGGTCTTGGATGTATTTAAAGTAACTCCAGACTACGACTTAGATATTATGAAAGAAGGACAGACATTATATAGTATTACGACCAGTATCTTGGATAGGATTAAGCCGGTTCTAGAGAAGGAAAGTCCTGATATTGTTTTGGTTCATGGTGATACTAGTACTACATTTGCTACTTCATTAGCAGCTTTTTATTCAAAGATTAAAGTGGGGCATGTAGAGGCAGGGTTGCGAACTTATGATTTGGAAAGTCCATTCCCTGAAGAATATAATCGCCAAGCAGTCTCTATTATATCTGATTTTAATTTTGCGCCAACAGAGCAAGCAAAAGAAAATTTATTGCAAGAAGGACGCAGTTCAGATAAGATATTTGTTACTGGAAATACAGCTATCGATGCCTTAAAAACAACTGTCTCGAAAGGATATCATCATACCCTTTTTGATTGGGTAGGAGATTCAAGGTTGATTATGTTAACAGCCCATCGGAGGGAAAATATAGGAATACCGATGGAAAATATGTTTAAAGCAGTTAAGAGAGTTCTTGAAGAAAATGCTGATGTTAAAGTTATTTATCCTATCCATAAAAATCCAGTAGTTCGAGAAATTGCTAATAGAATCTTTGGTGATGAAACACGGATAAAACTCATTGAACCTCTAGAGGTCATTGACTTCCACAATTTTTTGAAGAAGAGTTATCTTATCTTAACTGATTCAGGAGGTATTCAGGAAGAGGCTCCTTCATTAGGGAAACCAGTTCTTGTCATGCGAGATACAACTGAAAGACCAGAAGGTGTTGCAGCAGGGACTCTAAAATTGGTTGGTACTGAGGAGGAGACAATCTATCATGAGTTTTCTGTTTTATTGGGGGATGAGATGGCGTATGCTAAAATGAGCCAAGCAAGTAATCCATATGGAGATGGAACCGCAAGTCAGCAGATTGTGGATGTATTGGTGAACTATCTTTAA